CTTTTCTATTGCTGCTAAAAATTTATATTATTTATTTCTGTTCTATGATAATTTAGAAAAAATAAATATATCAAGTAAGTTCTCTCTTAGGTCGCATAATATATTTTCAGTTTATAATTTTTTGCTTTTAGACTATAAGTGTAAGATAAGAGTAATGTTTGCCAAACTATATTTCATATTTTTTTATCCTATCAACCAATGTTGTTACGCCATGCTCAGCAAGAGGTATAAACTCCAACACCTTTTCACTCCATCCGGCTATAATGTTAACTTTATCTCCTTTGAACTGCTGTGTGCCATATCCTTCCAAATCAACAGCATGAACCCATACGTTTGGATTTATCATCTTTCGGTACCTGTCAACAAGTTTCTGGCACACATAGTCAAAATCAACATTGATTTGATTATCACTGAAAATAATAATTCTGTCAACAAATATATTATTTTTAAGAAGATATTTTATGGGCAAATTAATATCAGTACCGCCACCCGTAATCGGTATGTTCTTTGCATTAGCTATAATATTACCATTCGGGTCAAGAACAACTTTTTTAAGCTCTGTGTCAAATGTAACTGTTATGGTATCCTCACATATATAGTTTGCCATTGCCAAGAAAAGCACTGCTATATCTGCCACACTAAAAGAAGACTCTCTTGAAAGCCTTGTCCATGCCATAGAAGCTGATACATCAGCTGCTATAAACGTCTTTCCTACAAGTTTTGGTATGTTTTTTATAGACTTTTTCAGAACTTCTCCCAAAACTGCATACAGATTATTTGTTCTCAAATGTGAATTTTCAAGCTCTCTGTGTGCAGCAAAAAACCTGAATGGCAAAACTTTGCTGCCTTCTATTCGTTTTTCATCCAAAAGTATTTCATATACTCTATCAATATTCGAAACACTTGCTTTTGACTATACTTCGAAAGTTTCTCAGAAGTGCCATATAAGGAAGTTTTCCAGAATCAATATGCTCTTCCCAAACTTCTTTTTTGTTGCCCTTGGTAGATATTTCAGTTTCCCATGTATATGGAGTAGAAAGCTTATTTTCAATTAGTCTTTTCCATAAATCTGCCTGACCACTGTCTCTGGGCTTTGGATGAAAAATAAATAGAACCCCCCTTAACTTTACAGTAGTACGTCTGTTATCCTTTGCAAGCTGATATTCATCAAATTTATGAAGAGCATCGGTAACACCTTTTTTAAGAGAATTTGGAATTAGCTTCCATATGTTGAAAGATAATATGAAAGTATTTCGGTCATATCATCAGGTCTTTGACAAACTTTCGGAGTTATTCTTCTTACATAATGTTTTCCTTCCTGTGCATGTGCAAGCTCTCCGACAGGCACATGAGAAATGCTCCTCATGCCAAACTCGTTTCTTACAAATATTGTAAGTTTTGCCATAAACTTTAGGTCTTCTTTAATAACCTCTCTAAATTGTCTAAAATCTCTTGTAAATTGTCTCCGTAAAACCTGTCTTCATCAAAAAAAGAAGTCAGAACTTAAGTTACAAGTTTTTCGACAGATCTCATCTTAAACGCTACATGTCTCTCTTTGTTGGAAGTCAGTTCATCTGGATTATATTCACCCGCTTTTTGATTAAATTTCACCCTTATCCCTTCCTTGAATATTCCTCCAAAAACAAAATGAACCAACCCCCATGTATCTCTCTCTTCCGCATTCGAGTTTCAATGGAATAAAAGCAGCAATGTTTTTCAATTTTTCATATAGGTCAAAAACTGTTTTTTGTCTATTAGCAATACTTAGAAACTCTAAAACAGGGGAAAAAAGCGGAAACAGCAACCCACCAGAAAACTGGTGAGTGTGGGAGTTGAACCCAATCCTGACTATCTGAAGTACCTGTTTCCTGCACTACCCCTGTCTTAAGCTAACATGCTTACATCTTACAGATAACGAAATGAAAAATATTATCCCTTTTTGACCAAAAAAGATTTGCTAAACAAACTTTTATATGTAATATAATATCACAACTAAACAAAAATGTAAATTAACTTTTTAAAAATGGCTGTTTCTCTTCCATCTAATTTTAACTGCAAACACTTTTACAAAATTTCCAGCCCAATATCATAATCTTTCTCATTTATCCTTACATGAAAATACCTAACCATGTTTAAGCTTTTCTTAATCTGCCCAATTTTATCCTCAAATTCAGAAAGAACTTGATGAGCTTGCAAAAGGTCAATTGCTTTAAACTTAAGCCTATCTCCCGGTTTTAGCTGTGCAAGCTTTGATAAATCAGGTGAAATAACTGTGGCTATCTTTACATACCCACCTGTAGTTGGGGCGTCTTTTAGAAGGATAATTGGCTTTCCGTTTGCAGGTACCTGAATACTCCCCGGAACAACCCCATCAGTAATTATATCATGTTTTTCTTTTGCTTTTATCGGAGGCCCTTCAAGTCTGTAGCCCATTCTATTAGAATCTTCTGTAATGAGATATGTAGAATTTAAAAAGATTTCGATAGCCTCTTTAGTAAAGTAATTGTCTTGAGGCCCTAATATCACTCTTATTTCCTCTTCTTCAGAATAGATCGGCAAAAACTCATCCCTGATCTTTTTAGGCACAAGACCGTGTTTTGGAACTCCACTTTCAAGTATGTCCCCTTTTGCGATTGGTCTTCCTTTTACTCCACCTAACTTACCATTAACATATGTAGAAAAACTCCCCATTGCAAATTCTCCTTTAAGTCCTCCGGCAACTGCTAAGTATGCTCGAAAACCAGATTTAACTGGTCTAAAGGTTATAACATCTCCCTTTCTTACAGGAAATGATGACCAGCATGGCCGCGAAAAACCATTTACTAAAGGTTGAATTTCTGCACCAGCAACGGCTATCATTGTATCATTTAAAACTTCAAGCACAGGCCCCACCAAGGTTATCTCTAAACAAGGAGCATTTTCATGGTTATCCACTAGAATATTTGCAATTCTAAGTGCAAATTCGTCCATTGCACCTGCATTAGGAACACCTTGACTTTCATAACCATATCTTCCTAAGTCTTGTATTGTTGTGAAAAACCCTGGGTTTAAAACTTTAAAGCATTCCATTTATTACACCTGCTTTCCGGGAAGGCAAGTAATTTGATGTTTTTTAGAATATTTTGTGATTGGCAAAATCACTGATCTTCACTTGATAAACATTCATTTTTACTTCATTCTCTATCTGGTAATACTGTTCTTCTGTTATCCGTACAAACTTTACATAATCACCAGCTTCAAAGAGAAATGGTTTCTGGCTTGATGGATTATATAATTTTACAGGAGTTCGCCCAATTATTCTCCAACCGCCTGGAATAGAAAGTGGATAGATACCTGTTTGACTACCAGCAATACCTACTGAACCTGCTTTTACCTCCGTTCTTGGCTTTTCCAAACGGGGAGTTGCAATTCTTTCAGACATACCCCCTAAATACGCAAATCCCATTGTAAACCCAATCATATAGATTTTATAAAGAGGCTGTGTGTGGATATTTATCACTTCTTCTGCAGTTAAATTATTATATTTTGCTACAAAATCCAAGTCTGGTCCAAATTCCCCGCCATAAACAACTGGAATTTCATACACTTTAGCACTCACAGCTTCTTGGTTTTCAGCTTTGCTTTCGCTAATTTCTTTAACTATTTGTAAAAGCTTTTCATAAGTAATCTTCAAAGGGTTGTATTTAATGAGAAGTGACCTATAAGTTGGAATCACTGAGTCAATACCTTCAATATTCTTTTTTTGGAGCATCTTATAAAGTCTTATAACACTTTCATTGCACTCTTTGCTTATTTCATCACCAAATTCAACTGCAATAGCTCTATCTCCACACACCAAAATTTTAGGCTCTTTGTACATCTTATATCCAACCTCTCTTCACTGCAAAGGCAATTATTACAAAATATTAGCCAGCGGCATAACTTTAACTCCATTTTCTTCTAAAGTTATTTTGATTTTTTTAGCAAATTGTACAGCTTGTGGATTATCACCATGGACACATATTGTATCAACTTTTACTTTAATAAGGCTTCCATCTATGGCTTCACAAACCCCTTCTTTGACCATCTGAAGTACTCTCCTGCAAGCAAGCTCTTGGTCATGAATAATTGCGTTTGGATACTTTCTTAAAACCAAGGTACCATCGGGGTTTATATTTCTGTCAGCAAATACCTCACAAGCAAATCTCAAGCCCACTTTTTGTGCTGCAAATTCCATAGCTGTATTAGCCATCCCAACAAATATGAGGTTTTGGTCTACCAAAGCAATGGATTCAGCAATAGCCAGAGCAAGCTTTTCATCTACTGCCGCCATGTTATACAAAGCACCATGAACCTTTACATGTTGAAGCTTTGTCCCAAAGACCTTTGCAAATGCTTGCAGCGCACCAATTTGATATATAACATAATTCTTTACCTCAAGTGGTGAGATATCCATATTTCTTCTTCCAAATCCCAGCAAATCAGGATATCCAGGATGAGCACCAATCCCCACACCTTTTACAACACATTTTCTGACAGTGTCAGCCATCACATTAGGGTCACCTGCGTGAAATCCACATGCAATATTTGCAGACGAAATTTGCTCTATTACATCATCATCCATCCCTATTTTATATACACCAAAGCTCTCTCCAATATCACTATTTATATCAACTTTGACAACCATTATAATCCCCCATCCCTCTTTTATCCTTTGAAGTAAACAAACTTTAAATCTTTAAATAAAATCCTGTTCTTTCATAAAATTCATTTGCAATTTTATCTACAATACCCTCTGAAACTTCCTCAGCCAATTTTACCCTAACTTCTCTTGTTGTAGGATAAATACTTGGATTTTTTACCAAATCGATGTTATGCCGAGCCAAAATATCTTTCAGAATATTTACCATTTCAACCTGGTTTATTGTCTGTGAAATCCTTATCTCCCAGCCTGTTTTTTGCGAAAGTTCATTGAGCTTATCTTTGTACTTTTCGGCAACAAAGGGTGTTACAAATGATAGTTCAATGTATTTTCCACCCTCTTTTATGCTCTTCTTGTAAACCTTGTCTTTTTCATTTTCAAAATACAGGTCTATCAGGAGCAAAGCCTTGTTCTGCTCCATCCTGTCTTTATTTTGAAGTCTTGCTGTACAATCCTCTTTATTTTCAATGTCAAATATAAGCTCAATGCCTGTCTCATCAAGAAATTTAGAGCACAGTTCCTTCATCGAATCAAATTCTTTGTTTGGTTTTACTACAATAGCATTTATCACAGGATTGTATGAAAATTTTAAAAGCTTAACACCTTCATCTTCTAATAACTTTTGTAGATATTTTTGAGCATATGTTAGATTTATATTTGGATTTACCTCTACCTTCCACAGGGTCTTTTCCTCAAACTCTTTTATTTTATCTTCAAGCCTATTTGCTATGTGTGGAAAGTTAAAATAAAAGGTGACCACAACATTTTCGATATCCATTCCAACTTTGTAAAGTCCAAAATCTTTAAACATTTCAAAAGCAAGTTCTCTCATCTTGTTCTGTTCCATAGGCTTTGGCTTCAGCTTGTCTTCAACTTCAGTTCTTGACAAAATCCTAAAAAGATAAGGTTTTCGTGGATTTTGCTCAAAATATGGGGAAGATTTTAAAAGTTCAAATACCCTATTTACCTCATCTCTTTCTAAAAACTGTTTCCCATTCCAAATCAGAATTGCATGCTCTGCTGTAATATGGTTTGCTTCTTGTTTGCTTTCAAGAAGATATTCCCACAAACTTTTGATATTTTCTTCATTCAGAGGTTCAATGTTACTTAGTTTTTTGACATTGAAAAATGAAAGCTGTCTTCTTGGCTTTTCAATTGAAATTGTATTCATCTCTCCATTTTGCGGAATTAAAACAGCACTTTCTATCTCTTTTATTGCCATATCCGATAGTTGCGAAATTGCCTCCTCACTTCCATGAGCAAAAACTACAGTTTTTGGTTTTAGCATTGCTAAAAATCCTAATATACTATCCCTGTCTGCATGTGCAGAAAGACCATACTTTTCAACCTTGCACTTTACTTCATATTCCTTGCCATTTAGTTCAATCTTTCTCTCACTCTCTGGAAGCTCAGTCAGTTCAAGAAGTTTCCTGCCCGGCGACTCTTCGTCTTGATATCCTGTAATTGCAATCAGCGCATTTTGATTTTCTACTAATTTCTCTGCATAGAATACAGAAGGACCGCCAGTTAACATTCCTGAGCTTGAAATGATAACACATGGGTCTGATGAGGACATAATCTCTTCTCTTTGTTTTTTGTCAGTAATTATATCGATGTTATCTGATAAAAAAATCTCTTCACCTTTCAATACTTTTTTGTAATATCTTGAAGACAAAAATGTTGGATTGTTTTTATAAACTCTTATGACTTCTCTTACCATTCCATCAATAAATACATTGAACTCTACTTTTTTCTTTTTCATGTAGTTTCTTAAAATCAAAATTATCTCCTGCGCTCTTCCAATTGCAAATGCAGGAATTAAAACTTTGCCTCCTTTTGAAATAAATTCGTATATACTGTTAAATAGTCTTTCCTCCTCATAGTTTCTGTTGGTATGAAGCCTGTCACCATAGGTTGACTCACAAATTACAACATCTGGTCTTATTTTAGGAATTGATGCTTTGTCAACAGTAAGCTGCTTGTCAGTGGAAAAATCTCCTGTGTATAGAACACTCCCTTCCTGAGTTTGTATAAAAATCATCGAAGCACCAAGGATATGTCCTGCAGGGAAAAAAGTAACCTTTATCCCTTCTAAAGGCTCAAATGTACAATTAAACCCGTATGTGATTGTTCTATCAAGTAAATCTTCAACATTCTTTTCTGCATAAATAGGAATCTCATCTTCTTTTGAGTCCATAATCTTTAAGCTGTCGTACAAAAGCACTTTTATCAAATCTTTTGTTGGCTGATTGGTATAGAAGAATATATGAGGATACTCTCTTGCAATAAGCGGAAGACTCCCTATGTGGTCAAGGTGAGCATGTGAAATAAGACAGATATCAGCCCCACCAAGCTCGCGAAGAAGTTGCAAGTTTGGTAGCTTGTCTTCTTTCATTCTTATGCCAGAGTCAACTAAGATGTTCTTGCCACCAGCTTTAATTAAAACACAAGATGCACCAACCTCTTTAGCACCACCTAAGAAAACTATCTCCATTTTTTCAGCTCAACTCCATATCCAGATTTTTATTAAAGCTTAGCTCAGCTATGACCATACCAATTAAGATTAAACCACATCCTATGTAAGAAATCAAAGGCAAAATTTCAGTTGTGTGAGTAACTGTAGAAGGAATTAATGCAGAAAATATCGCACCAAACACAGGTTCGGCAGAGAATATCAAAGCCGTGTGAGTTGGTGTTGTGTATTTTTGAACAAAAACTTGTGCTGTAAAAGCAAGAGCCGTTCCAAAAATGCCTGTGATTAAGATTGTAAGTATTGAATTTAATGTAAGCTTGATACTAAAAGGATTTACTCCAAAAAACAAAGAAAAAATAATATACAAAACAGCAGCGCTCATGAGCTGAAATATTGCAATGTTGATTGTACTCACATCTTCTTTTGATGTAAAGATGTCAATGAATATAATCTGAAAGACAAATCCAAAGTCTGCAAGCAAGGTAAGAAAATCTCCAAAATTAAAATGTGAGATTTTAGCTCCATTTAAAAGGAAGAGCCCTACAAAAGCAAAAATTACACCAACTATGACATTTACTCTGGGAATCTTTCTTTCAATTATACCTGCAAAAATAGGCACTAAAACTACTGTCAAACCTGTTATAAACGCTGATTTTGATGCGTACGTGTATTTTAATCCCACAACCTGCAGAGCCATTCCTAAGAAAAGAAAAAAACCAATTATGCTTCCATAAACTATTTCTTTTGGTTTTAATTTTTTAAGATTTCTCCAGAATATTGCTGTGACAACAAGCCATGCTAACAAAAACCTTATTGCCAAAAATGTCAAAGGATGAAGCTGGGAGATTGTATTCTTCATAAGTACAAATGAACTTCCCCACACCATTGTGACAAAAAGAAGTATTCCATCCGCTAAAATCCTTTTTCTTGTGCTCAATTTAATACTTCTTCCTTTCATTTAAAATTTTGTAAACAAACTTAAAGGGCTGCCAATATTGCTCTTCAGACAGCCCCTTTAAAAATCCAGCTAAACAGTTTATTTTCTTTAAACTGTTCACAATATCTTTTGCAAAAACTGTCTTGTTCTCTCTTCTTTCGGGTTTGTAAAAATCTCATCCGGAAGCCCCTCTTCGATTATCCTCCCTTTGTCCATAAACACAACCCTGTCAGCAACCTCTCTTGCAAACCCCATCTCGTGAGTTACAACAAGCATTGTCATTCCTTCATTTGCAAGCTCTTTCATAACGTTCAAAACCTCGCCGACAAGTTCAGGGTCGAGTGCCGATGTCGGCTCATCAAACAGCATCACTTTAGGTTTCATGGCTAAAGCTCTTGCAATAGCAACTCTTTGCTGCTGCCCACCAGAAAGCTGAGCAGGGTATGAATTTGCCTTATCTTTTAATCCCACCTTATCAAGAAGCTCAAGCCCAATCTCAATTGCTTCTTCCTTTTTCATTTTATTGACAACAATCGGACCAATTATGACATTCTCAAGTGCTGTCATGTGAGGGAAAAGGTTAAATCGCTGAAACACCATCCCTATCTGAGAACAAAACTTTGCTATCTCCTTTGGGCTGTGCTTTTTGTGTTTTTCATGAAGCCTTTTGTCTTCAATCACAAACCCATCAATCTCGATGTACCCTGAGTTAATCCTCTCTAAGTGATTAAGACACCTCAAAAAAGTGCTCTTGCCTGAACCAGAAGGTCCTATAATTACTACAACCTCTCCTCTGTCAACTTCCAATGAAATCTTGTCCAATATGAGGTTGTGTCCAAAGTATTTGACGATGTCCTTTGCTATTATCATCTTCTTTTTTGTCATCTCACTGTCCTTCATATCTCCCCAGCCTCTTTTCAAGCCAATTAAATATTGTGGAAAAAACTGTGGTGAGTGCTAAATAAATAATAAGCGCAGCAATATAAATCTCTGCATCCCTTCCTGTTTGAGATGCTTTTAGCTGTGCTGCACGCATTAGTTCAACCATTCCTATTGTTGACACAAGTGATGAGTCTTTCAATAGCGCAATAAATTCATTGCCAATAGGTGGTATAAGTCTTTTGTATGTCTGTGGCACAATTACATACCTCATTGTCTGAAGGTATGTCATACCCAAGGCTTTTGCTGCTTCATACTGACCTTTGTCAATAGACAAAATAGCAGCTCTTATTATCTCTGCTGTGTATGCCCCAGAGTTAATAATAAGAGCAATTGCTCCTGCCAAAAAAGCAGGCAGTGTAAGTGCGGGAATAATTTTGGGAAGACCATAGTAAATGAAGAATATCTGCAAAAGTAGCGGAGTACCTCTAAATAGCCAAACATAAAAGCTACCTATTAAATTTAAAATTTTCAGCTTCGAAATTCTAAACAGCGCTGCAATCAGTCCAAAAACAAGCCCAATTGTTACTGCAATTGCAGTAAGCTCGATTGTAACAACGCTTGCTTTCAAAAGCACAGGGAAGTATTTTATTATGACATTTTCAGCCAACTTTTGCCACCTCTATTTACTTGGTAATATCTTCGCCAAACCATTTCTTTGATATCTTTGCGATAGTTCCATCTTCCTTTAGCTGATTCAAAATCTTTTGAATCTCTTCATAAAGATCTTTATCCTCTTTTCTGAGTGCAATACCAACAGGCTCCTTTTCAAGCTCAGCTGGTGCTATATCAAACTTTTCAGGGTTTTGTTTTTTGTAGTAATATGCAACAACACTATCAATTACAACAGCCTTTATTCTCCCAATGTCCAGATCATTAAAAGCATCAGTAATCCTCTCATACCTTGTTACATCTTTTTCATAGTTTATAAACTTCATCTTTTGAACAGCACTATCACCTGTGGTGTTTGCCTGAACACCTATCTTAATACCTTTCAAATCTTCAAAACTCTTAATAGAGGTATCGCCTTTTTTAACAGCAATAACCTGACGAATATAAAGGTATGGGCCAGCTAAGTTAAATGCCTTCTTTCTTTCATCTGTAATACTAAAGCATGAAATTATGGCATCAAATTTCTTGGATTTGAGAGCACTTTGAATCCCGCTCCAGTCAACTGCAACAATTTTAAGTTTGGCACCAAGCCTTTTTGCTATTTCATTTGCAAGGTCAACATCAAACCCAACTGTGTTGTTGTTATCATCTGTAAACTCCATGGGCGGGAACGTATTGTCCATTCCAACTACAAACTCTTTATTTTGTTTTATTTTTTGCAGTGTGGAAATGTTTTGGTTTTTATTACTACAACCACTCAAAAATGTAGCTATAAATAGAACAAGTAGACAAATAGTAATTAGTTTTTTATACACCACCTTCATACTCCTTTCGTTGGTCAGATTTATAAACATACGTTATAATTATACACCCATTTTTGTTTTTATCAATACCTTATTTCTGGCTCTCATTGTACCTATCTTAATACAGCTTTGCTCAAAATGTATGCAATCCACTCACGTGTTGCAAAGCTATTCAATTTTAAAACATTTATCTCTTTTTCGCTCAGAAGATTATTGTCAATAAAGGCATTTATATAATCATTTGCCCACGACTTATAATCTTTCTTTGAAACAGCCTCTAATTTTAAATATCTTGCAATAATAGTAATTGCCTGCTCATAAGTAATGCCATCTTGTGGCTTAAAGTACAAAACCCCATTTTTGCCTTTCACACCTGTTAATATCCCCATTTTAGCCAAAGTTTCAATCTCATTTTTCGCCCAGCAATCTTTTATATCTGCAAAAGAATATCTTGTTACACTTTGATTTGTCTTTATATCAAAAACATTTACAAAAAGCTTTGCAAACTCTTGGCGTGTTACGCCTTTTTTGGGCCTGAAAGTACCATCTTTATATCCATCAATCTTTCCAATACTTGCAAGGTATAAGATATAATCTTTATATGGAGAATCTTTAATATCGCTAAACAAAGGGGAACCATTTGAATTTACCAATATTACTCTTACCGGCATCAGAAACATGCTTTGTGGTATAAGAACTGTATTTGTGTCAGAAATTAAATTTTTCTTATCTGAAAAATATATACTCACCTGATTGTCAGAATCCCTGGTAAATCCTTTCACATAATAAGTTTTGTTACTCTTCGAATAAAGCGTCACCTTCATATAATTTGTGCCATTGTAATAATACTCTACCTTGCACCACACATCAGCTGCAAAAGTTTTGATTGCGCTAAATATTAATAAAATAAAAATGCACAAGCTCAATATTCTTTTTCTCAATTTTTAAACTGCCCCCTTACTTTCCAGTAATTCTTGAAACAATGTGATAAAACACTGCCAAAACATACTCTCTTGTTGCAGTCTCTTTTGGATTGAACGTCACATAGTCAAAAAGCCATCCCATTTTATAAGCTTTCTTAATTGAATCAATATATGCATCGTCAACCCCTATCTTATTCCACGCCACATCTTCAGTAGCAATCTTATCACCTGTGTAAATCTCATAAAATTTAACAAGCATATCAACTGCAGCTTCTTTTGTAAGATAAGAATTATCATCAATGCTGCTAATAAGACCTGCTTTATATGCCTTTTCTACATATTCACTTATAACCCCAAACCTGTAAAGTTTTTTCTTCTCTGCAAAGTAAACCAAAAATGAAGCCAATTCTAACTTTCCAACAGGATTTTTTATGCCTATGGAACTACTTTGGTCATCACTTGGAATGGTTTGAAATAAATAATAGAGTTTTGCTGCATAACTACTTTGTACAATGTCATTGTAAAAGCTTTTTCTTGTAAGTACAACTGCTTGTGGATAGTTTAAGATGAAAGATACATTTTTGTTATCATTTGAAAGCTTATAAGAACTCGGTAGCTTCCAGTTCATAATAACCGGATCAAATACATAAGGTACGATGGTTGACCAAGGTTCCCTATTTGAAATACTAAAACTTATTGGAGAGTTAAAACTGCTAATACCAATTTGCTGTGTTGATGTCAAGGCCAAAAATTTTATGTCATAAATTTCTGAGATAGCATTTGGTATGTTAAACTTGCTACTGCTCTTTACAAAAGAAAGCTGTACATATATATTACTTGGCGAAAAATTAGAAATGGAAAGCTTTTTTAACTCATCTACATTAAGACTGCTAAAATCAAACTCGGCATTTGCTTCATCCAAGATAACTTGACAACTCTTGTTAAGTCTTATAAGTGCACCTAAAACATCATATCTTATCTTTAATACAAACTGCGAAATTACATTATTTGCCCTTTTTGTAAAGTCAATTACAACTGGTTTTGAATCTAATGTGCTATTTACGTATTTATAGGTAATTTCAATAGTCATTGTCTTGTTAGAAACATCTTCAGTTATCACCGTAGGAGCTGTTGTATCTTCAACTGGTTCAACTACCCCTGTGTATTCACTCACATCCTTTTTTGTAACAAATGAGATAATGTCAGTGGCCTGCGACATTTGCCCGTCTGAGCCAATTGCAAAAAGCCTTGCATAGTAACGTGTGTTGGGCTTGAGCTTCTCAACTTTGTACTCTGTCGCGTCTACATCAGTTGTATACTTTTGCGAGTTTGTAAAAGCAATGTTATCCGCAACCTCTATCATGTACTTTCTTCCTGTTTCTGCAAGTTCCCATACAAAAACAACATAGTCTTTGCCGTAATCTTTTATTCCAAAGGCAATTGGCGTCTTTGGTGGTGGCATTTTTTGCGTCTTCCCAAAGACAGGACTACTATAGTCTGAATAAATTCTCTGGTTGTCTTTTATGATATAAGCTCTTACCCTAAAGTAGTACAATGTATCTGGCTTCAAATCTTTTGCTGTAAAATAACAAATACCTGTTTGATAGTCAATCTCTTTTATAGAAGGCTTGAAACTATCAGATATTGTTTTCCATCCACTACTATTTTTTATATCCTCCGAAATCTGAATCTCAAAATAGAGGTTTTCCATAAACTGCCATGAAAGTGTTATGGTATTGTATGTAGTTGATACTACACTCAAATTTTCGACAATCGGCGGCTTTGAGGGAAGAGGCACTTCATACTTTGCAAGTGTTGTTGCCATAACTACATTTGAAGGCAGTGAATAATAGTCTTTGTTGTCTATCCTCCTAATTGCTCTTATGAAAAATACATATCTTGTATCAGGATTTAAATTTCCCACCTTAAAAGTTATCTTGCCACTTGAGTCAATTTGAGGATTTGAAAGTACAATTCTTTGAAAATTTGTCAAGTCAAGATTTTCTGGGTGAGTAAGGTCCATACCATCCTTATAGAGTGCAAAGTTCACCTCATATGATATACTCTGGTCAATTACAGGTGGTTGAGTACCTGCAATGTAAATAGGCGTCCAAGAAAGCGTTACACTATCATATGTGCAGTACACCACAGAAAGTGATGTGGGGGTGGTTGGCGGAGCAATATCTCCAGATAGTGTATAGGAGATTGCCATGGCGGGTGTTGATTCTCTGTATATGTAAGTACCAGATTCATAGTCGAAGAACCTTTTCTTTACAACTACTTTTAAGACATATACAGTATTTTTTTCAAGTCCAGTAATGTCAAATCT
This Caldicellulosiruptor changbaiensis DNA region includes the following protein-coding sequences:
- a CDS encoding vWA domain-containing protein, whose amino-acid sequence is MDEKRIEGSKVLPFRFFAAHRELENSHLRTNNLYAVLGEVLKKSIKNIPKLVGKTFIAADVSASMAWTRLSRESSFSVADIAVLFLAMANYICEDTITVTFDTELKKVVLDPNGNIIANAKNIPITGGGTDINLPIKYLLKNNIFVDRIIIFSDNQINVDFDYVCQKLVDRYRKMINPNVWVHAVDLEGYGTQQFKGDKVNIIAGWSEKVLEFIPLAEHGVTTLVDRIKKYEI
- a CDS encoding TROVE domain-containing protein, whose product is MLSFNIWKLIPNSLKKGVTDALHKFDEYQLAKDNRRTTVKLRGVLFIFHPKPRDSGQADLWKRLIENKLSTPYTWETEISTKGNKKEVWEEHIDSGKLPYMALLRNFRSIVKSKCFEY
- a CDS encoding 5-oxoprolinase subunit C family protein encodes the protein MECFKVLNPGFFTTIQDLGRYGYESQGVPNAGAMDEFALRIANILVDNHENAPCLEITLVGPVLEVLNDTMIAVAGAEIQPLVNGFSRPCWSSFPVRKGDVITFRPVKSGFRAYLAVAGGLKGEFAMGSFSTYVNGKLGGVKGRPIAKGDILESGVPKHGLVPKKIRDEFLPIYSEEEEIRVILGPQDNYFTKEAIEIFLNSTYLITEDSNRMGYRLEGPPIKAKEKHDIITDGVVPGSIQVPANGKPIILLKDAPTTGGYVKIATVISPDLSKLAQLKPGDRLKFKAIDLLQAHQVLSEFEDKIGQIKKSLNMVRYFHVRINEKDYDIGLEIL
- the pxpB gene encoding 5-oxoprolinase subunit PxpB, giving the protein MYKEPKILVCGDRAIAVEFGDEISKECNESVIRLYKMLQKKNIEGIDSVIPTYRSLLIKYNPLKITYEKLLQIVKEISESKAENQEAVSAKVYEIPVVYGGEFGPDLDFVAKYNNLTAEEVINIHTQPLYKIYMIGFTMGFAYLGGMSERIATPRLEKPRTEVKAGSVGIAGSQTGIYPLSIPGGWRIIGRTPVKLYNPSSQKPFLFEAGDYVKFVRITEEQYYQIENEVKMNVYQVKISDFANHKIF
- a CDS encoding LamB/YcsF family protein encodes the protein MVVKVDINSDIGESFGVYKIGMDDDVIEQISSANIACGFHAGDPNVMADTVRKCVVKGVGIGAHPGYPDLLGFGRRNMDISPLEVKNYVIYQIGALQAFAKVFGTKLQHVKVHGALYNMAAVDEKLALAIAESIALVDQNLIFVGMANTAMEFAAQKVGLRFACEVFADRNINPDGTLVLRKYPNAIIHDQELACRRVLQMVKEGVCEAIDGSLIKVKVDTICVHGDNPQAVQFAKKIKITLEENGVKVMPLANIL
- a CDS encoding MBL fold metallo-hydrolase, which codes for MEIVFLGGAKEVGASCVLIKAGGKNILVDSGIRMKEDKLPNLQLLRELGGADICLISHAHLDHIGSLPLIAREYPHIFFYTNQPTKDLIKVLLYDSLKIMDSKEDEIPIYAEKNVEDLLDRTITYGFNCTFEPLEGIKVTFFPAGHILGASMIFIQTQEGSVLYTGDFSTDKQLTVDKASIPKIRPDVVICESTYGDRLHTNRNYEEERLFNSIYEFISKGGKVLIPAFAIGRAQEIILILRNYMKKKKVEFNVFIDGMVREVIRVYKNNPTFLSSRYYKKVLKGEEIFLSDNIDIITDKKQREEIMSSSDPCVIISSSGMLTGGPSVFYAEKLVENQNALIAITGYQDEESPGRKLLELTELPESERKIELNGKEYEVKCKVEKYGLSAHADRDSILGFLAMLKPKTVVFAHGSEEAISQLSDMAIKEIESAVLIPQNGEMNTISIEKPRRQLSFFNVKKLSNIEPLNEENIKSLWEYLLESKQEANHITAEHAILIWNGKQFLERDEVNRVFELLKSSPYFEQNPRKPYLFRILSRTEVEDKLKPKPMEQNKMRELAFEMFKDFGLYKVGMDIENVVVTFYFNFPHIANRLEDKIKEFEEKTLWKVEVNPNINLTYAQKYLQKLLEDEGVKLLKFSYNPVINAIVVKPNKEFDSMKELCSKFLDETGIELIFDIENKEDCTARLQNKDRMEQNKALLLIDLYFENEKDKVYKKSIKEGGKYIELSFVTPFVAEKYKDKLNELSQKTGWEIRISQTINQVEMVNILKDILARHNIDLVKNPSIYPTTREVRVKLAEEVSEGIVDKIANEFYERTGFYLKI